From the genome of Nicotiana sylvestris chromosome 1, ASM39365v2, whole genome shotgun sequence:
TATTAAAAGTTTAGGGGGTAGGGGTGTTTGGGGGAGGGGTGGGGGCCAAATATGGCCGTTTTTGGACGTTGGAAACGGCTATTTTTTCAATTGAAGCCATTCCCCAGCGGctataattcaaaaaaaaaatgacgcGGGACGGGACGGGATGGGACAGGCAGGACGGGACGGAATAGGATGGGATAAACGGGACGAAATGGCCATCCTGTCCCATCCCATGTCCCGTTTAACATGGGCCCATACCGTTAAGAATTAAGTGGGACGGGACAGAACAGGACGCGGGACGGGGTCGAGACGGGATGGGACATCCCATCCCATTGGACAGCCATAGGCTCAATAGGCGGCGATAGCTCAGTTACAGAACCAAAGCCGCGCACCGAGCAGAATTGAACCCGATCCGTCCCGGGAAGTCACCCGCAAGGATGAACCGATCGCAGAGAGGTTGAATGAAAATGAATTGGGAACTAACCCCGagatcataaagatgctcgaggaattGGCAAAACAGTTTGAATTAGGGGAGAAGAAAATCGAAGCTAATGATAAAAAAATAGAaacctacaattccagggtcgacTAAATCCCGGGAGCACCACCGATAGTAAAAGGCCTGGATTCCAAGAAGTTCATGAAAAAACCTTTTCCTCCGAGCGCGGCTCCAAAGTCGATCCCTTAAAAGTTTCgcatgcccgagattcctaagtacAACGGAACGACCGACCCAAACGAGCATGTTACCTCCTACACATGTGCCATCAAAGGGAATGAgttggaggatgatgagatcgagtctgtcttgTTGAAGAAGTTCGGAAAGACCCTGTCAAAaagagctatgatatggtatcacaacttacctcctaattctattgactcatttgctatgtTTGAAGATTCTTTCGTGAAAGCATACGCCGGGGctatcaaggtcgagaccaggaagtcagaccttttcaaagTAAAACAGAAGGATAATGAGATGCTCAGAGAGTTTGTGTCCCAGTTACAAATAGAACGGATGGAGCTGCCACTGGTCGCtgatgattgggccgttcaggCTTTCACCTAAGGACTCAACATTCGGAGCTCGTTGGTTTCACAGTAGTTGAAACAAAACCTGGTAGAATATCCGACCGTCACTTGGGTTGATGTCTATAaccgatatcaatcaaaaatcagggtcgaagATGATCAGCTTGGGTCCCCTTCTGGGTCTGTGTACCCCATCAGAACCACCGACATAGTCAAGAGAGACATCGACCGTGAACCGAGATCAAACAAAAATCGGTATCAATCGTACAATGAAGACCGAAGAAGTAGTGGGTCCGGCAAAACTCTATGTGAAATGAAAGGAGAAATGATCGAGGTTAGAGCActggggactcatgagcaaaaacAACTTCGACAGGCACGTCGGGCCTAAAAAGCTCCAAGATTATCGGAGTACAATTTCAACGTCGATGCCTTAtagaatgtcacaacccgaactcaccgagCTTCGAAGATAATTGATAGAAATGCTAGATACAGGGATCATTGTGCCCTCCAAGTCCCCATATGGGTCCCATGTtctattccaaaaaaaaaacatgaaggCTACCTGTGACTCTGTGTGGACTATTGGGATTTAAACAAAAtcacagtgaagaacaagtaccctattccgCTAATGGAAAACTTGTTTGATAGACTGGGTGGTGCGACGGTGTTCACCAAGATAGACctgaagacaggttattggcaagttcggattACAGAGGGTGATGAACACAAGACGACatgtgtgacaagatatgggtcgtaTGACTTCctggttatgtcgttcggtttgactaacgccccagctaCATTTATCACCCTGATGAACCAAGTATTACGAGAGTACATTGACGAATTCGCGGTGGTCTAtttggatgacattgtggtatatagccaaacattgGAAGAACACCTGGtgcacttgcggaaggtcctagctcgattgAGGGAGCATGAACTATACGCAAAGCTATCCaagtgctcctttgctcaaaagcaaattaacttcctcggacatgtcatcgaggaagggggatcaagcaatcaaactttctagcaagcaaacaattctctgtattGGTGTCTCTCTCCCTCGACACCGTATTGCtttttctgtaatagctttcattaatgcaatcaagctttctttcattctcaattctcatttttgttcttttaattgctcttgacattggttctCCCGTACGACACTGACTATCTAGTATAGCGTACGGAgaggacctcagttggcggacagtaactgcactgacatcaattgcttagccttatgttgcccttccaaggaatctgaGGAAGGCATCGCATAACAGTTATTACGTTTATTTCTTGTTTTCCTTTCATTATCATTTTGAGTTTAATCAATTTAATCTGCTTTCTCTTTATATTCAAGCATTTATTGATTGATTTCAACCACCCATTTCCTTATATTCATTCTTCTTTAGCTTCAATACAATCAAATCAACCATCACAAAAAGAAATTTCTTTTCGCCATAACTCGTGATGATTTCGTCAACTAAAACTTTCCGTGAAGTGACTAGAGAAATCTGTATGTATCCGAGTTACAGAGACTTCGTTTGAACTTAAGAAAATCATATTAGTGATGGTGCCAATGAAATACAACGTCGTTCATGGTGCCAGGGTGTACAAAGAAAATCGACAAACCGCACCAAATGATaaccgagtcaaaccgagaaaaaatcCAATTATGGTgcggtttgatttgatttgatattagaaaaaaaatccgacataattagtttggtttggttttaacaaaaaaaagtcaaatcgaaaccaaaccaacccgacattacatatataaaaaatttaaatatatttaacgaataaattttttattgcagtgtaatttataaatatttttaaattttttcatTGTTTTATCAAGTTTGGACTTATAATATTTGAatgctccaataagttttatactCCATGAATGTTAGTTactcaaataaaatccaaaaccaaaatcaaatcgatATAAATACTagcaaaagacattcaattcaattgtaCTAGAAATGACCATAGTGTTAGATATCTATTTTTTAGTTTGTCCATGGTTTAGATAAAatgcataatttttttttaatatttagtcATGTAAATAATACTTCTACTACTTATTAGTCGTACTTATTTTAGTAAACTTAGAAATTTTAGATTATGTTCATTTTTGTTAAGGCTTATTAGTAATATTTTTTATgcgattttattatctttatttattgaatattttagtacaatGGCATCAATCATGTCGTATTTATGTCATTTTTCTTGAAAAACACCGTATATAGTTCTATCTTATTTGGAGCACAAATTCTATATGTTGTGCTATGATGACTTTgttaaaaaaatcgaaaaaacccGGAAACCTGAAAACTCCGATATTTAaaaacccgacacaattggtttgatttggtattTGAAAAACCCGAATCAACCCGACCTATGTAGACATACAGTGGCGGTGATGGTGGTGGAGGGGTGGAAAAAAATAGAGGGAAGGGATAAAATGGATTAGGGGTGCTGAGGTGGCATGCCACGTGATATCTACCTCATCAAATATCAGTGTCACGTAGGGTTGGATGTGCACCTTGAACAAACTTAATAGACAATGAATATATTTGAATCAATAGTATAACGACAAGAGTAAATTTGAACCCAAAATATAACAAAGGGTATATTTGGCCATTTTCCGTTTTTTAATTAACTGGGTATCTtataacaaaacaaaatcacaaatCGTCCTTGTTGATTTCATGTAACCATTTCCATAAAGGTATTGTCCAACTATAAGAATATTCCCACAATTATAGAGTTAATAGATTAACACTAGGTTTATAGATTCAACTCATGACAATGTGCCTTTTTAATATCATAACATTATTATTAACCAAATAAATACTACTCCAGGAGGAAATAAGTAGTTGGTTCATCCAtcggacaaacaaaaacacacacacacacacagtgtaCAAGAAGAACACACACACTTTCACTTAGTTAACTCCGCCACCTCCAACGGAGCTTTCAAAGCTAACACTATAATATATCTCCTTCCTCACAACCTTCCCCTGTTCCCCCCACATTTCCtctccagtctccacaaagctcTCAACCCTAATCGCAATGCAGTCTTCAATTTCTCTATCGCTATCTTCTCCATCAACGGTCTGTAGATCGGACTGCTCCGCTGTCGCTTCCAATGCGAACGTCACTTTGCTGACTCCGCCACGATCACTTCGATTCTGCGGTCTTAGAAGGGAGGCTTTTGGGTTCAAATCATTTAATTCGTCTGTTCATACGCGTTTCCAATCATCTAAGACTACGAGGCTTTCGTGCTCCAACAGAATCGCGGCTTCTTTGGGTGGAAATGGAGCACCTTCCAAGGGTTTTGATTATGATCTGGTTATTATTGGAGCTGGTGTTGGTGGTCATGGTGCTGCTCTTCATGCCGTTGAGAAGGTATACTACTTTTGTGTTGTTGAATTGTGTTAGTACTAGCTTATTGATGTTCGTGCACTACCTTTACGCTCTCTTGAGCTGGCTGTCTCTGCTTTCTTTCCAAATGCTTTTCTTTTTTCATGAACTAGTAATATTTTTGACTTATCAGTAGAAGGAATTATTGACTGGAGTAGGTGCTTAATTCGGCTATATTACTGAACGTAGCTCTTGCATGACGAATCACTTGTAGAAAGCATGAATGCGGTTACTCTAATGACAGGGGATTTCGAAATAGAAATGGCTATAAGATGATTGGATAAactcaataaataaataaataaccaaaggaagagaaaagaaataaACAATATGACGTGGTGATGCTTGTTGCAGTGTGAACTCCTATGAAACATCAATTTCACTTCTGTAATTCTCGGAAATTTCATTGTGAGATCGTTGAAGCCTCGATAGCATGAGAAGTTCTTGGGTTGAACTAGATGGTTCTGTTTCTTTTTCCAGTGAATATTGTGCATAATTACTTAAGGATCTTTGCAGGGCTTGAAAACTGCTATCATCGAAGGGGACGTAGTTGGAGGAACATGTGTAAATAGGGGATGTGTTCCTTCCAAAGCTCTTTTAGCTGTGAGCGGGCGCATGCGGGAGCTTCAGAATGAACCCCATATGAAGTCTTTTGGTCTCCAGGTATTTCTTACTCTTGCTCCTATAAGCCTAATATGTTTAGGTCCTGACATGGCATATGTTCTTTTTGGAGTAAGAAAAATTGTTTGATCGTTTGGCATATGTCGGTTAACATAATTGTTTTGGTATTTGTTACATACTCAAAATACTTAAGACTTCATGAGGTGATTCAACATGGAATAATTTGGGAGAGAAAGCTATGAGGCATAGTACTCACTTCTGAACTTCATATTGGTACAGGGTACAACATGCCCCATATcttattatatttattatttattattattgttgttgttgttgttgttattattttggAATCCTTACTTTGGAGATGAGTACCCCGGAATTGGGTGCATTGGGGTCAAAGTGGATATTTTTCGGCAAAATACAATTTTAAACAAAAATCGGAATTATGTTGACTAAGTTGGAGATGCACCCCTGTTTTTAATGTGATTGACGTTTCCATTTAATATCTAATGATTTTTAATAAAGATGTTGGATGACGTAATTCATAGCTTATACTGTTTAGTACAACTGATAGAATGTGTGTTCTTACTTTTCACTTTTGTTACCGACAgttattagtttttttttgttataatATCTTTAAATTGTAAGCATATAATGACAATTATGAAAAAGCACCCAAGGGTGTGGCCTAATGGTCAATGAAGTGGGTGGAGAACCATGAGGTCTAAGGTTCCAGTCCCAGCAGAGACAAAAAACACTAATTGGTTTCTTCCCATTTGCCCAAGCTTTGGTGGGCGGAGTTACCTAGTACCTGTCGAGGTGGGAGGCAATAGGTACCGGTGAAATAGTCGAGGTGCGCGCAAGCTAAGCTAGCTTGGACACCATTGtagtaaaaaaaattatgaaacaaagattatatatatatatatatatatacacttcaTATCTGATCCTCATATCTCTAAATCTTTTTGTACTTTCATGTCATACCACTCCTGGGTACAGTGACAAAGCACAAGCCAAAATTGGGAAGTCAGATTTGTGTATTTACCCTAGTATTTGGGAAATACAGAACATGATAATGGTTGTTTTGTGCCTCTTCTTTTGGGGTGTATATAAGGCAACAATGATTACTGAACTCCCATAGCAGTGACATTCATAGATAATTTATTCAGGAATTGGGAGTAAAATTAGATGAAATAATTCATGCATAAACTAAAACAACCGATATGTGTTTCTGGTACCTACTTATTGTGTTTAGATGAGCTTAAGACTATACGTTATTTGTTAATTAAGTTGCATCTCGAAAGGAAGCTCGAGTGTCCTCCTAATGGAACTTTTAACTCAGGTCTTTCAAACTCATTTTTTAGTCTTTTGCTCTTAGTTATGACTTTATATATCTACTGTACTTATGGTACATCACTTATCTTTCATGTAAGGTTGCTGCCGCCGGATATGACAGACAGGGTGTTGCTGATCATGCAAATAATTTGGCCTCCAAGATTCGTAGTAATTTGACCAATTCAATGAAAGCCCTTGGTGTGGATATATTGACAGGTTTTGGAAAAATTTTGGTATGTTTATATTTTACAGTTTACTAATATCTCTTAACCTCTTTTGTCTGTAACCAGTTGGATTTAGATGATGAAGATTTTGCTGTGCTTTTTCAGGGTCCACAAAAGGTCAAATATGGAGATACTGTAATAACAGCAAAAGATATAATAATTGCAACTGGTTCTGTCCCCTCTGTGCCCAAAGGCATCGAGGTTGATGGTAAGTGATTTCTCTTGATTATCATGTCTGTTCAGGATGCAATAAGCAACTGATTATCGAGTTGCAAGTCTTTTTTATGTATGATATACTAAAGGGTGCAGCCTGCTGAATAGCTGGTATTACTTGGATGCTTCATGCTTAACATCTTAATACTCTTGAAATCAGAGTTTTTAATCGTTGGAAATGTCAATTAATGGGATGAAGATTCTAAGATTTATTGAAAGTGGAAGTTCTATAAATCCATGTTTTATTCAATAAACTTGTGAAGTAGCATATACACTGCTTGCAGAAAAAAACCTGTTTGTAAGACTTGGTTTAACTATCTACTACGTTTCTTGAGCATATACGTTAGAGTTTTTATGGAAGATTAGGTGCTAAACTCCTAAACATGTTGGCGGAAGTTTTTGTTCAGTAGCTCCATGGATGTGTCTGGCAATGCTCAATTGTCGTCTACACAAGTGATATAACATTACTTGACTGGCATTGTACCGAATGTTTTGCATCAAGATTTGGAATAGATTTTCCGACAATTACTTGAGCTCATCTATGttgaaattttggaaaagattTAGACATGAGAGATATACAACTTGTATCATTAAATGATGCCGATGCTTGCTTTTGCAGGTAAGACAGTGATAACAAGTGATCATGCACTCAAATTGGAATTTGTACCTCAATGGATTGCTATTGTCGGAAGTGGTTACATTGGACTAGAATTTAGTGATGTGTATACGGCACTAGGAAGTGAGGTAAAGCCTATTATAGTTTCTGCAAGACTATCTGTAGCAACAGAACATCAATCTTTTCTTTCATAATCTGTCTTTCAATGCTGACCACTGGATAACTGCGCAGGTTACCTTTGTTGAGGCTTTAGATCAGCTCATGCCCGGCTTTGATCCTGAGATTGGGAAGTTGGCACAGCGAGTCCTCATAAATCCTCGAAAGATCGATTATCATACAGGTGTATTTGCAAGCAAGGTAATATAGGCACATACTAACCTGAACCCCTACATTCCAACCAGTTACCTACTTGCCTTAATTTTGGTGCACTTTCTTCAGATAACTCCAGCAAAGGATGGAAAACCAGTGACTATTGAGCTTATTGATGCAAAGACTAAGGAACTCAAGGATACATTGGAAGTAAGTTGTAGCTTTTTGTTCAGAGGAAATTAACATTGTTATTTTCAATTCATGATTTTGGATGGAAGCTGTATCCTTTTGGTCTTGGATCATGGTTACTGGCTAAGATCATAAATCTTAAATCATGTCCAACTATAAACAAAATAACAAATTAATAAATCTAAAGTCTTGGGATTGTAAAATTACCTTTAATGAGTATTTCTGCGACATCATAGGTCTCATTCATCCTTTAAGCTTTATCATTGTTTGGATGACCTGCTTATCGGGAAAAAATCACTGTTGGATTAAACTGTCTATAGGTACTTTGTTGCAAGACTATACACTTTCGATATATGTTACTCGGACTCTTCAAAAATGTTGTTGGGTGTGTGTGGGATCCTCCAAATTtagtgtatttttggaggatccgacacgggtgcggtAGCACTtttggagagtccgagcaacatagcttTTGATAAGCACAGATTGTTATATGAGTAAATTAAGGACACAGCTAAAGTCGGTGGTATAAGATAACTTTGATTACTGGATAAACTGTATCAGCTTAGCAACATTCCTGCAACACGTCATTGTAAGACTATGCAGGTAGTACTTTCTGAATAGTGGTAACATCGAAAGAGGGAGAACGACTTTGCTCTCGTTGTTGCCTGCATTTTGATTTAAGATCTTGTTTTCCACATTTTCTGTACTCTGCAGGATACTTGCTTCCTGTCACTAGCATCTGATAATTCCCAAATATTTTATTCTGTTGCAGGTAGATGCTGCTCTAATTGCGACTGGAAGGGCACCATTCACCCAGGGACTTGGCCTGGAAAATGTTAGTTGCATGCATGTTTACAGAAACTAACTTTATAAATGTTGTGACTTCTCATAATTCTTTTTGTAAACAGATAAATGTTCAAACACAACGTGGATTTATTCCTGTTGATGAACGGATGTGTGTTATTGATGCCAATGGAGAGTTGGTAAGCAtgaatatcttttttttttttttttggatttctctAGTCAATTTTCTTTCAACTCATTAGGCTTTGTGGTTGCCAGGTCCCTCACTTGTATTGCATTGGTGATGCAAATGGAAAAATGATGCTTGCACATGCTGCAAGTGCACAAGGAATCTCTGGTAACGATCTCGTGGGACATCAACTGCTATGTTTATTGTTGAGCAAGTTTCCTGTAATTGCTTAACATTTGGCCTTTTCTTCTTACATAGTTGTTGAGCAAGTTACTGGAAAAGACCACATCCTGAATCATTTAAGCATTCCAGCTGCATGCTTTACCCATCCTGAAATCAGTATGGTTGGATTAACAGAGGTACAATAATTTCTTTGCGAATAGTAGGTGTTTCCTTGTGCACTTTCTTTACTGGTTATATCTCGATAATGTTTGTTCTTTAAATATCGTttcatttcatgagttacagcACTAGAAGGAAAATTTATTGTTTaacattatttttgtatttttaggatGTTCAGCATATAATAAATAATAGTTAGTTTAATGAGTCTATTTGTTGTATATTGGTCTGATGCTGGACACTGGAACTTAAGCAAGTGTGCCTATTTTATGCACCTACGTACACTTGATGTGTATGCAAACTCACTGAAGGATATATGCTTGTTAACATTCAGTCTTTCATACTGGGTTAATTTTTTGGTTGTCAATTGCATTTTGCTTAAAAGTGTTATTGTTTTGTTGCAATTTTGCAGCCTCAAGCCAGAGAAAAAGCCGAAAAGGAGGGCTTTGAGATTGGTATAGCCAAGACTAGTTTCAAGGCTAACACAAAAGCCCTTGCTGAAAATGAAGGGGAGGGAATTGCAAAGGTGGCCGTGTCATCTTTTCTAATTCATTGTTCATGGATTGTGTTTATGATACTTAGCTACTTCTTGGAGTTTGTTTTTTGTTTCTGAATGGTTTTAGTCTGTTTCTACTTTCTAGTATCCCAAGATTAGTAGTATTGTTTTTGTTCATTGAAATGTTTGTTTGATGCAGATGATATACAGACCCGACAATGGGGAGATACTAGGAGTTCACATCTTTGGAATGCATGCTGCGGACCTCATACATGAAGCATCCAACGCCATAGCTATGGGAACACGTATACAGGTAGACGTTACATTCCATTGCATGTTCCTCATAAAAAAACAGTTTTGCGGAAATATTTCAACTGAATTGGGTAGAGGTTTTGGTATTGGATTGGAAAGATTTTTCGGTCTTGTTTTCTTTCAATAGTGAAATTCTAAATCTTTTCTTGCAACCATTGCGATCTTCAGCAGGATTCCAGTATCATGAATCTCGTGGGAAAGATAATAAATACCAATCACATTTTTAGCAACGTTATCCTATTTTGCTTTATCATTTTAATTGCATCTTGCAGGACATAAAGTTTGCTGTTCATGCACATCCAACCTTGTCTGAAGTGATTGATGAACTCTTTAAGGCAGCAAAGGTAATTTCTCGGTTCTCTGTTATTGCGGGTAATGTGTACTTTTCTGTAGGAAAACATAGTTCGTTTCCTCATGAATTAGAATACCACTAATTATcatccccacccccacccccacccccaccctccACCCCCCAAAATAAATAGTCTTCTCTTCGTCAAGATGCTCCAATGGGATATCCTGGGTTCTCCAAAATACTGTTGAAGCTTGGCTTATTATTTAATCCACAAATTTAGTATTTTTAGATCTTCATGTCCTCTATTTGGAAGTCATAAGCTGACTACCAGGTGCTTGCTGAAGTCCCTCACACATGTGCATGTAAAAATTGCAGGTAGGGAGGAAATCCTCCTTAGGTTGTGAACTGAGATTCTCTCTCATATTTAACTGGTATATTAGATCATCTAAATATCATGCACAGACGTACTTGATAGTTTAtgaacctcccccccccccccccggttgtcttttcttggtcaGATGCAATTGGAAAGGATTTTTCAGCTTTTGCTTAATATGTGTACATTTGGATTGAAGGTTAAAGCTGACACTTCTAGTCCAGTTGCTGAGCCAGTTGCAGCCTAAGTACCAAGGGGCCACTGTGATGGATGCATAATTTATATGATTTTGCAGCAGTTTCCAATTGGCGTTTGATGGCTCGATTTTAACATGTGCACTAGTCTAGAAAGAAGTTTCTTGTTCAACCTTTCTACAAGAGCACACATACATCAGTTGCCTAAATGAGTGGCCGAGTAATTCAATTTTGTTTTCTAGTCAGTTAGCATTTAAGGTTGTGGTATATATAGGTTGCATTTGGAAATAAGCAGCAATATACGATGAGTGGTTTTTGTCTGGACATTGACGTTGTATAACTTTTAAGTTACAATTATTTGCTTATGCTAGAGCAACGAAATGGAATGTGGTATTTGTCTTGGCATTTTTTGACCTATAAGTTACTGTAATCTATTATGCGCTGCGCAAATATGCTTCATATACTGATCGCTATCTTTACAAGTTTTAAGCGAGTCGTACTCGCAGATCACTATCAATTTCGTGTTTACTATCATGTTTGTCCGTCGTAGGTAGTCTCAAGCTTGGCAGGCATAAATTCTTAACCCGTCAAGGCAAGTAACGTCTCACTTCACAAGCAAGGAACAATACAGAATATGTGTCCTTTGATATTGGTTAATACAAAGTCTGGTTTTCAGGATTCAGTATCTATATTGAAATTGTAATATGCATGCATAGATAAATGTTCCATGTAAAAACAATGAGTTTAGTTGATTACAACAAATGAACCACATTAATGCTTACAACAAAGATTCTTCCTTAGTAAATCATAATATTGATGTGTCAAAAATTAAATACACTCTTTTATTACGATTATATCAAATATTTTAAGGGTGATCCAACTGGTGTGACCCAACTTTGGCCTCACCAGTGAAAAAGACATCCAAGACCCCCTAACTAATTAGCCTACATTTCCCTCCAAAACACAAAATTAAATTCCAAGCCTTGAAATATGCGAAAATTAAATGTTAGGAGCTGAAGAGTCTTgtgtattatatttgtatttccattgtatttatgtgtattttatgtttatacaaattatacaatTTAGTGTGCATACaaattattgtattttcttcttttcttaaaAACTAATACGGTATAAGATTTATTATACTTCCTTCATATCAAACCAAGTCAAGTGGAGACTTTACCCTGTCTTAAAAAAAAGGATTCAAACCAAGAAATTTCGGTGgtacaagaaaatatgaatccatatctacttattatttataattaaattgttgttgttgttgttgttgttgttgttgttgtatctacttattatttatctttcataattaaattgctaattatatccCAAACTATAACGATTGGTGTCAATTGACTAGTGGAGCTATAGTAAACGTAATTATATGGTCGCTACCAATATACGCATGACCTTATGTtatgacctaaaaggtcatcacttgatttgcgaataaattttgtgttctgaggccttagaaGCCTCCTTTTTCGTGCACGGTCGGAACGTATATCCGGAATGCTTTTGTGTGAAAATGTGATGAAAATATtaatttagcctttaaaattgaatttaagttgacttcggtcaac
Proteins encoded in this window:
- the LOC104223186 gene encoding dihydrolipoyl dehydrogenase 2, chloroplastic-like — its product is MQSSISLSLSSPSTVCRSDCSAVASNANVTLLTPPRSLRFCGLRREAFGFKSFNSSVHTRFQSSKTTRLSCSNRIAASLGGNGAPSKGFDYDLVIIGAGVGGHGAALHAVEKGLKTAIIEGDVVGGTCVNRGCVPSKALLAVSGRMRELQNEPHMKSFGLQVAAAGYDRQGVADHANNLASKIRSNLTNSMKALGVDILTGFGKILGPQKVKYGDTVITAKDIIIATGSVPSVPKGIEVDGKTVITSDHALKLEFVPQWIAIVGSGYIGLEFSDVYTALGSEVTFVEALDQLMPGFDPEIGKLAQRVLINPRKIDYHTGVFASKITPAKDGKPVTIELIDAKTKELKDTLEVDAALIATGRAPFTQGLGLENINVQTQRGFIPVDERMCVIDANGELVPHLYCIGDANGKMMLAHAASAQGISVVEQVTGKDHILNHLSIPAACFTHPEISMVGLTEPQAREKAEKEGFEIGIAKTSFKANTKALAENEGEGIAKMIYRPDNGEILGVHIFGMHAADLIHEASNAIAMGTRIQDIKFAVHAHPTLSEVIDELFKAAKVKADTSSPVAEPVAA